A section of the Candidatus Palauibacter australiensis genome encodes:
- a CDS encoding thiamine pyrophosphate-binding protein has product MPKRTMTPSEALVETLVAEGVTEVFGLVGSAFMDALDLFPDAGIRFISVAHEQAAAHAA; this is encoded by the coding sequence TTGCCGAAGAGAACGATGACGCCCTCCGAAGCGCTGGTGGAGACGCTGGTGGCGGAGGGCGTGACGGAGGTATTCGGGCTGGTGGGATCGGCGTTCATGGACGCCCTCGACCTGTTCCCGGATGCGGGCATCCGCTTCATCTCCGTCGCGCACGAACAGGCGGCCGCGCACGCGGCC